The following coding sequences lie in one Yoonia sp. G8-12 genomic window:
- a CDS encoding FkbM family methyltransferase, protein MQPILTNPTFRPIREGLAANRFLRALALPVLQKCDRPITITNPFSGLPFHLRSYTHKGYWFYGRHRERDTMQRLATLTRSGDIVFEIGGHIGYLAQFFAKEVGHRGQVHVFEPGEQNQHFLRRNIARCTQCVHVNVAVSDKVGKALFYEENLGGFMNSLDANFADTTGNATKQRRALTLRQRRVNTTTLDAYATAHNVWPDILKIDAEGAELAVLVGGQKVLQSARSLMIEVSRDHDEIFAILTDLGFDLRHPDGSTIANAAQMDGNIFATRS, encoded by the coding sequence GTGCAGCCAATTTTGACCAACCCGACATTCCGCCCCATCCGTGAAGGGCTTGCCGCAAACAGGTTCCTGCGTGCCCTCGCCCTGCCTGTTTTGCAGAAATGCGACCGGCCCATCACAATCACAAACCCGTTTTCGGGCCTGCCATTTCATCTGCGCAGCTACACCCACAAAGGCTATTGGTTCTATGGGCGGCACCGCGAACGCGACACCATGCAACGGCTTGCCACACTGACCCGCAGCGGGGATATCGTTTTCGAAATTGGCGGGCATATCGGCTATCTTGCGCAGTTCTTTGCCAAAGAGGTGGGGCATCGCGGTCAGGTCCATGTGTTTGAACCCGGAGAGCAGAACCAGCACTTTCTGCGCCGGAACATCGCACGCTGCACGCAATGTGTTCATGTCAATGTTGCGGTCAGCGACAAGGTTGGCAAAGCGCTGTTTTACGAAGAAAACCTTGGCGGTTTCATGAATTCGCTCGATGCAAATTTTGCTGACACAACCGGCAACGCCACCAAACAGCGCCGTGCGCTCACACTTCGGCAGCGGCGGGTGAACACGACGACGCTTGATGCCTACGCCACCGCGCACAACGTCTGGCCCGATATTCTCAAGATTGATGCCGAAGGTGCCGAACTGGCGGTTTTGGTCGGGGGTCAGAAGGTTCTGCAATCGGCCCGCAGCCTGATGATCGAAGTGTCGCGCGACCATGATGAGATTTTCGCGATCCTGACCGATCTTGGCTTTGACCTGCGGCACCCCGACGGCAGTACAATTGCCAATGCCGCGCAAATGGATGGCAATATCTTTGCCACGCGCAGCTAG